One genomic window of Anaerofustis stercorihominis DSM 17244 includes the following:
- a CDS encoding transaldolase family protein: MDYRIFLDTANVKEIEEAVETGIVAGIATNPNKMANVGRKYEDVIKDIRSFFDGPIAVEAIPTETEEIIEEAKRLNDLSENIVIKIPANKKGIKAINKLVPMGIKTNATLICNPGQALAAGLAGSPFISPFISRVDYIGHDGMELFRKVRKMYDFYDIKSVVIAASIKNCNDAIESILAGADSLALTYEVFNQLFNHPVTEEGIKKFTNDYNSIYGK, encoded by the coding sequence ATGGATTATAGAATTTTTCTTGATACTGCAAATGTGAAAGAAATCGAAGAAGCTGTTGAAACTGGGATAGTTGCCGGAATTGCAACCAATCCGAACAAAATGGCAAATGTAGGAAGAAAGTACGAAGATGTAATTAAAGATATCCGTTCATTTTTTGACGGACCTATTGCCGTAGAGGCAATCCCTACAGAAACCGAAGAAATAATAGAAGAAGCAAAAAGATTAAATGATTTATCGGAAAATATCGTAATAAAAATACCTGCCAACAAAAAGGGTATAAAGGCTATAAACAAATTGGTTCCTATGGGTATAAAAACCAACGCTACGCTTATATGTAACCCAGGGCAGGCTCTTGCGGCGGGTCTTGCCGGCTCTCCTTTTATAAGTCCTTTTATAAGCAGAGTCGATTATATTGGTCATGACGGAATGGAGCTGTTCAGAAAGGTCAGAAAAATGTATGACTTTTATGATATAAAATCCGTTGTGATTGCAGCAAGTATCAAAAACTGCAATGACGCTATAGAATCTATTCTTGCCGGTGCGGATTCTCTTGCTCTCACATATGAAGTATTCAATCAATTATTCAATCATCCCGTTACGGAAGAAGGAATAAAAAAATTCACTAACGATTATAATTCTATTTATGGTAAATAA
- a CDS encoding AraC family transcriptional regulator produces the protein MNDRKIIFDKTLNIEAYIFSDGTQDFPNHFHDHYVIGLINNGNRTLTYGETKYYIKSDDMILFNPFDNHDCRNQDGSLLKYIAVNIPKQSMEYLTYMIKDKNTLKFKYPVIKDMGLAKQFEKVHYMIMENENEMEREELFILFMDELIDKYSKYKSLEINNENNKIQTIENYIIENYDKIISLDILSEISGMNKYAVIRSFTKIKGITPYRYIETIRINKSKELLKYNNDIVEVALKLGFNDQSHFTKTFKKLTGLTPGEYKNIFK, from the coding sequence ATGAATGATAGAAAAATTATATTCGATAAAACATTAAACATAGAAGCTTATATTTTCAGCGACGGTACACAAGATTTTCCAAATCATTTTCATGATCATTATGTTATAGGGCTTATAAACAACGGTAATAGGACTCTAACTTACGGGGAAACCAAATATTACATAAAAAGTGATGATATGATATTATTTAATCCTTTTGACAATCATGACTGCAGAAATCAAGACGGTTCATTACTGAAATATATTGCCGTAAATATACCAAAACAAAGTATGGAATATTTAACATATATGATAAAAGATAAAAATACTTTAAAATTCAAATATCCCGTTATAAAAGATATGGGACTTGCAAAACAGTTTGAAAAAGTTCATTACATGATTATGGAAAATGAAAATGAAATGGAAAGAGAAGAACTATTTATTCTTTTTATGGATGAATTAATAGATAAATATTCTAAATACAAAAGCCTGGAAATAAATAACGAAAATAATAAAATTCAAACCATAGAAAATTATATTATAGAAAACTACGATAAAATAATTTCTCTTGATATATTAAGTGAAATATCAGGAATGAATAAATACGCAGTAATACGAAGTTTCACAAAAATAAAAGGAATAACACCTTACAGATATATAGAAACTATCAGGATAAATAAATCAAAAGAGTTATTAAAATACAATAACGACATTGTAGAAGTTGCGCTGAAATTAGGTTTTAATGACCAGAGCCACTTTACAAAGACATTTAAAAAACTTACAGGTTTGACACCCGGAGAATATAAAAATATTTTTAAATAA
- a CDS encoding DMT family transporter, protein MFLILMYPKILKLENKKEEIYFIFAGLSGVSLYYLFENTALTYTSASNVGVLVSVAPFFTAILSNLFIKSESLHKNFFIGFIIAISGIIFISFKDTANVSLSPMGDILALLAAMIWAVYSLLSKKISELGYNIIQCTRRIFFYGLIFMIIMLPFFDFKFDISLFNNFTVIFNILFLGFGACSICFVT, encoded by the coding sequence ATATTTTTAATATTAATGTATCCTAAAATATTAAAATTAGAGAATAAAAAAGAAGAGATATACTTTATATTTGCAGGATTAAGCGGGGTAAGTCTATATTATTTATTTGAAAACACTGCACTTACTTATACATCTGCATCTAATGTAGGGGTACTCGTTTCGGTAGCTCCCTTCTTTACCGCAATTTTATCAAATCTATTTATAAAAAGCGAAAGCCTTCATAAAAATTTTTTTATAGGATTTATAATCGCCATAAGCGGTATTATTTTTATAAGCTTTAAAGATACTGCAAACGTTAGTCTTTCACCTATGGGGGATATTCTGGCATTATTGGCAGCGATGATTTGGGCTGTTTATTCACTGCTGAGCAAAAAGATAAGTGAACTGGGATACAATATAATTCAGTGTACACGAAGGATTTTCTTTTATGGTTTGATATTTATGATAATAATGCTGCCTTTCTTTGATTTTAAATTCGATATATCTTTATTTAATAATTTCACTGTGATATTCAATATATTATTTTTGGGATTCGGAGCGTGTTCCATATGTTTTGTAACTTAG
- a CDS encoding stage V sporulation T C-terminal domain-containing protein, with the protein MKATGIVRRIDDLGRVVIPKEIRRTLRIREGDPLEIYTDSQGEVILKKYSMVGELSNFAQEYVDSLSLSAKVTSVICDRENIVAASSGDKKELMDKRISKELDRVISKRQLVTSLNGDYDIISDKKNEHVYEVISPIVANGDPIGAIVLLSKDKHALPIEQGSLLAKTGSIFLAKQLEQ; encoded by the coding sequence ATGAAAGCAACTGGAATTGTTAGAAGAATAGATGATTTGGGTAGAGTTGTAATACCAAAAGAAATAAGAAGAACATTAAGGATCAGAGAGGGAGATCCTTTGGAAATATATACGGATTCACAAGGAGAAGTTATACTTAAAAAATACTCTATGGTAGGCGAACTGTCAAATTTTGCTCAGGAATATGTAGACAGCTTATCTCTTTCAGCTAAAGTTACGAGTGTTATATGTGACAGAGAAAATATCGTAGCGGCTTCAAGCGGAGATAAGAAAGAATTAATGGATAAAAGGATCAGTAAAGAACTGGACAGAGTTATATCCAAAAGACAGTTGGTAACATCTTTAAACGGAGATTACGACATTATAAGTGATAAAAAAAATGAACATGTATATGAGGTTATTTCTCCTATTGTGGCTAACGGAGATCCTATAGGAGCAATAGTATTACTTAGCAAAGATAAGCATGCACTTCCTATCGAACAAGGAAGTTTACTTGCAAAGACAGGTTCGATTTTCTTAGCTAAACAGCTTGAGCAATAA
- a CDS encoding TetR/AcrR family transcriptional regulator has protein sequence MKKGYITSQLILENTIDYVANYGLENVTTKKVANEMKISEGTILYHFKNKKTLLRECLYYVDNKIDSALKEVSFWGFNLPKGIKELWYKYFEYLISHGSYTKFYLNYRQSSYYDEETMKGQIKSFNFFTKIVKKVMPKLGADPEIFWVYLIETTLNFAVRVSDNQIENNEQNIEKIFKIIFYGVNGITQKHKIEDFK, from the coding sequence ATGAAAAAAGGATATATTACCAGTCAGCTTATATTGGAAAATACAATAGATTATGTTGCAAATTATGGTTTAGAAAATGTTACAACAAAAAAAGTAGCAAATGAAATGAAGATTTCGGAAGGTACTATTTTATATCATTTTAAAAATAAAAAGACTTTACTTAGAGAATGTTTATATTACGTTGATAATAAAATAGACAGTGCATTAAAAGAAGTATCTTTTTGGGGATTTAATTTACCTAAAGGTATAAAAGAACTGTGGTATAAATATTTTGAATATTTGATTTCTCATGGTAGTTATACTAAATTTTATCTTAATTACAGACAGTCATCTTACTATGATGAAGAAACAATGAAAGGTCAGATCAAGTCATTTAACTTTTTTACAAAGATTGTTAAAAAAGTAATGCCTAAACTGGGAGCGGATCCAGAAATATTCTGGGTATATTTGATTGAAACTACACTTAACTTTGCCGTTAGAGTATCAGATAATCAAATAGAAAACAATGAACAAAATATTGAAAAAATTTTTAAAATTATTTTTTATGGTGTTAATGGAATAACTCAAAAACATAAAATAGAAGATTTTAAATAA